A genomic region of Denticeps clupeoides chromosome 9, fDenClu1.1, whole genome shotgun sequence contains the following coding sequences:
- the dap1b gene encoding death-associated protein-like 1 homolog → MAHVSKSEVREAHTLKAGHPPAVKAGGMRVVKRSAEEPAAPEKEARRPDKPRSVVASRVQHISLVLAGTLEKFSHDFPETPVSVRHSRVKPAMEKPHAPRTFIIQQPRKF, encoded by the exons ATGGCGCACGTGTCGAAGTCCGAGGTGAGGGAGGCGCACACCCTGAAAGCGGGACACCCGCCTGCAG TGAAAGCCGGAGGGATGCGTGTTGTCAAGAGGAGCGCGGAGGAACCTGCAGCTCCAGAGAAGGAGGCACGGAGGCCTGACAAGCCCAG GTCCGTGGTTGCTTCCAGAGTGCAGCACATCAGTCTGGTGTTGGCTGGGACACTAGAGAAG TTTAGCCACGACTTCCCCGAGACACCTGTGAGTGTTCGGCACAGCAGAGTCAAACCGGCCATGGAGAAGCCTCACGCACCGCGGACATTCATCATTCAGCAGCCTCGCAAGTTCTGA